AATAGCATCTCGCTGCGGATGAAGCCCATCATCTACCCCAAAGACATGGACTATGTTTTTTAATTGAATCCAGCTAAATCCTTGTTCTTTCTTGACCTGTCTATCCTTCATTGATTTTCTGATCTTGGCAGCTTCCTCCCATATTCCACAAGCAGAATACACATTAGCAAGTGCTGAGTAGGCCCCACTATTTTCAGGATCAATTGAAAGCAATCTGTCGGCTGCAACTTTTGCTAGCTCCACTTTTTTGTGAACCCTACAAGATGCTAAAAGTGAACCCCATGCAATCACATCTGGTTCAATTGGCATCTTCTCTATGAAGTCTTGTGCTTCTTCTAGCAACCCAGCACGACCAAAGAGATCAATCATGCAAGCACAGTGGCTGGAGGTGGGTTCAATACTGTGCATCTGTTTCATCATCTTGTAATAATTACGACCTTGAGCGACCAATCCTACGTGTGTACAAGCAGTAAGAACACCAACATACGTGATATGATCAGGCTTCATTTCAAGTGCAAGCATATCCTCAAACAATTGTGTGGCTTCAGCTCCAAGTCCATGCTGAGCTAAAGCCAAGATCATGGAAGTCCAAGAGACCGTGTCTCTGTTCAGGCGTATCAAATCAAATACTCTCCTCGCACAGCTGATATTTCCAGCCTTGGCATACATAGTTATCAGGGCATTGCTAACAGAAACTGATAATGCTTCCCCTGACTTAATGGCTGCTGAATGGATTTGCTTACCATGATTTAAGGATGCCACGCTTGAACAGACACTCAACATTGCTGCTAGAGTATAATTATTGGGGTCTGGCCCGTCTTTAACCATTGACCTGAAGAGTTCCATTGCATCATCATAGAGGCCATTTTGAACGTAACCAACAATCATGGCTGTCCAGACAACCACATCACGGTCCTTCAATGAGTCAAAGATCTTCCTTGCTGGACTTATATTACCAAGCTTTATGTACCCATCTAGTAGTGCAGTAAATGCAATGACGTTTAGACTAGactctctatttttctccaaAATTTTTCGAGCAATGTCTACCCCACCGCATCGGGAATACATACAAATCAAAGAATTCCCAACAGCTCCTGACGTGTCAAATTCAGTTCTGATAAGATGAGCATGGATTTGTTTTCCTAGATTTAACTCCCCAAGATTAGCACAAGCTGATAAAGCACTAGCTAAAGTATATCTATCAGGTCCCAGTGAAGATTCTTTAAGCATTCTAGAAAACATATTAAGAGCTAGAACGTCAAAGCCGTGCTGATTATAGCCTGTAACCATTGAATTCCACGAAACTATGTCATGCTCATCCATTTGCTCAAATTGTGCCAGTGCTAAATCCACCCGACCAGCCTGCATATGCAACGAGATCAACGCGTTCCAGCTTGAGGTGTTCTTCACAACTATCCTGTCAAAAACATTTCGAGCTGCATTTGCATCACCTGACTTGGCATACATATTCAACAGAGAATTTGCCACGGAAACATGACTACTCAACCCAAATTTAACAACAAAGGAGTGAATTTTCTGTCCCTCGTATAATGCTCTAATTGCAGCACAAGAAGCAAGAACACTTGTAAACGTGTACTGGGTCGGCAAAACATCAGAAGAAACCATCTCAAGAAACATCTGAATTGCAACCTGAAAACGACCAACCAAATTGTACCCAACAATCATAGTGGTCCACGAAACAGAATCGCGATATGGCATTTCCTTAAATATCGAATATGCTTCGTTAACCGAACCTTGTTTCGAATACCCAGATAAAAGTGTATTCCAAGAAGAAGTATCTCTCAcaggcatttcatcaaacactttaCGAGCATATGATAAAAACCCAGTTTTTGCATAACCATTGATGAGATTATTCATAAGGAAAACGCCTAAATGGAGGCCGGATTTGATTATACTGCCATGGATTAACTTTATGGCAAATGGTTTTTTTGTTTTCAGGCTGTCTTGGAGAAGTGATACGTAGAAATGTGACTGAGAACCAAAGGATTGTGAGGTTTGATGATTCATTTGAAGAATAATAAGGAACGATTATGCAATTTAAATTTTGTTTTCCGCTAGTTTCATcactttttagtttttcttaatttaattttgaAGTTCTAAATGTATATGAACTGGCGGGACGAGACAAGTGGCCTTATAATCTGTTTGGCTGCTAGGATTATCCCCAAACCTTTTATTTGTTACGAAATTTCTTTTAATcaggaaaaaataatattttgtgatgaaatatagctcaaa
The sequence above is drawn from the Nicotiana tabacum cultivar K326 chromosome 13, ASM71507v2, whole genome shotgun sequence genome and encodes:
- the LOC107767474 gene encoding pentatricopeptide repeat-containing protein At2g22070-like translates to MNHQTSQSFGSQSHFYVSLLQDSLKTKKPFAIKLIHGSIIKSGLHLGVFLMNNLINGYAKTGFLSYARKVFDEMPVRDTSSWNTLLSGYSKQGSVNEAYSIFKEMPYRDSVSWTTMIVGYNLVGRFQVAIQMFLEMVSSDVLPTQYTFTSVLASCAAIRALYEGQKIHSFVVKFGLSSHVSVANSLLNMYAKSGDANAARNVFDRIVVKNTSSWNALISLHMQAGRVDLALAQFEQMDEHDIVSWNSMVTGYNQHGFDVLALNMFSRMLKESSLGPDRYTLASALSACANLGELNLGKQIHAHLIRTEFDTSGAVGNSLICMYSRCGGVDIARKILEKNRESSLNVIAFTALLDGYIKLGNISPARKIFDSLKDRDVVVWTAMIVGYVQNGLYDDAMELFRSMVKDGPDPNNYTLAAMLSVCSSVASLNHGKQIHSAAIKSGEALSVSVSNALITMYAKAGNISCARRVFDLIRLNRDTVSWTSMILALAQHGLGAEATQLFEDMLALEMKPDHITYVGVLTACTHVGLVAQGRNYYKMMKQMHSIEPTSSHCACMIDLFGRAGLLEEAQDFIEKMPIEPDVIAWGSLLASCRVHKKVELAKVAADRLLSIDPENSGAYSALANVYSACGIWEEAAKIRKSMKDRQVKKEQGFSWIQLKNIVHVFGVDDGLHPQRDAIYKTMEKIWEDIKKMGFIPDTKSVLHDLDYEAKEQILRHHSEKLAIAFGLINTPENTTLRIMKNLRVCNDCHSAIKFISKLVGREIIVRDATRFHHFKGGFCSCRDYW